Proteins encoded together in one Erinaceus europaeus chromosome 11, mEriEur2.1, whole genome shotgun sequence window:
- the SH2D5 gene encoding SH2 domain-containing protein 5 isoform X3 gives MQKAGAGGRRASDCGPAPLRPRCITKFAQQYMGSFPVDDMDTQESVWQVQQQLWALKDCPRRRAVILKFSLQGLKIYSGEGEVLLMAHALRRILYSTWCPAQCQFAFMARNPQSPASKLFCHLFVGSQPGEVQILHLLLCRSFQLAYLLQHPGERAHPGPCLGPAGDVPQKPPSSPRGAPGLAQEPSGCDQLSQNVHAMVSFRRLSAEGPMGSGKELSEVEGRGGARHARLGNPYCSPTLVRKKAIRSKVIRSGAYRGCTYETQLQLSAREAFPAAWDAWPQGPGGPSCLVETEGSLTENIWAFAGISRPSALALLRRDVLGAFLLWPEPGPGGQWCLSVRTQCGVVPHQVFRNPVGRFCVEHLPAEFPSLEALVEHHAGTERSLFCSLDMGRLNPGYEEQDSGPEGRPPWTLRPLSHAKSEAELQGLG, from the exons ATGCAGAAGGCTGGGGCAGGGGGGCGGAGGGCCTCAGACTGTGGCCCTGCCCCTCTCCGTCCTCGGTGCATCACCAAGTTTGCCCAG cAGTACATGGGCTCCTTCCCCGTGGACGACATGGACACACAAGAGAGCGTGTGGCAGGTGCAACAGCAGCTGTGGGCGCTGAAG GACTGTCCCCGACGCCGGGCGGTCATCCTGAAGTTCAGCCTCCAGGGCCTCAAGATCTACAGCGGGGAGGGCGAG GTGCTGCTGATGGCACACGCCCTGAGGCGTATCCTGTACTCCACCTGGTGCCCTGCCCAGTGCCAGTTTGCCTTCATGGCCCGGAACCCTCAGAGCCCAGCCAGCAAGCTCTTCTGCCACCTGTTTGTGGGCAGCCAACCTGGCGAG GTCCAGATCCTGCACCTGCTACTCTGCCGCTCCTTCCAGCTCGCTTACCTCTTGCAGCACCCTGGAGAGCGGGCACACCCGGGGCCCTGCCTGGGGCCTGCGGGGGATGTGCCCCAGAAGCCTCCTTCCAGCCCCAGGGGGGCTCCTGGCCTAGCACAGGAACCCTCTGGGTGTGACCAGCTCTCCCAGAATGTCCATGCTATGGTCTCCTTCCGGCGGCTGTCAGCAGAGGGGCCCATGGGCAGCGGG AAGGAACTGTCCGAGGTGGAAGGCCGAGGGGGTGCCCGCCACGCCCGACTGGGGAACCCCTACTGCTCTCCCACACTGGTACGGAAGAAAGCCATTCGGAGCAAGGTGATCCGCTCGGGGGCCTACCGCGGCTGTACCTACGAAACCCAGCTGCAGCTGTCTGCTCGGGAGGCCT TTCCTGCTGCATGGGATGCGTGGCCTCAGGGTCCTGGTGGGCCCTCATGCCTGGTGGAGACTGAAGGCAGCCTGACAGAGAACATCTGGGCCTTTGCTGGCATCTCCAG GCCCAGTGCCCTCGCCCTGCTGCGGAGAGACGTGCTGGGGGCCTTCCTGCTGTGGCCCGAACCGGGGCCCGGGGGCCAGTGGTGCCTCTCTGTGCGGACCCAGTGCGGCGTGGTGCCGCACCAAGTGTTCAGGAACCCGGTGGGGCGCTTCTGCGTGGAG CACCTGCCAGCCGAGTTCCCCAGCCTGGAGGCCCTGGTGGAGCACCACGCGGGCACAGAACGCAGCCTCTTCTGTTCCCTCGACATGGGCCGCCTGAACCCAGGCTATGAGGAGCAGGACTCTGGGCCTGAGGGCAGGCCTCCCTGGACACTCCGGCCCCTCAGCCACGCCAAGTCTGAGGCAGAACTGCAGGGCCTGGGCTAG
- the SH2D5 gene encoding SH2 domain-containing protein 5 isoform X5, with product MQKAGAGGRRASDCGPAPLRPRCITKFAQQYMGSFPVDDMDTQESVWQVQQQLWALKDCPRRRAVILKFSLQGLKIYSGEGEVQILHLLLCRSFQLAYLLQHPGERAHPGPCLGPAGDVPQKPPSSPRGAPGLAQEPSGCDQLSQNVHAMVSFRRLSAEGPMGSGVRRDPKELSEVEGRGGARHARLGNPYCSPTLVRKKAIRSKVIRSGAYRGCTYETQLQLSAREAFPAAWDAWPQGPGGPSCLVETEGSLTENIWAFAGISRPSALALLRRDVLGAFLLWPEPGPGGQWCLSVRTQCGVVPHQVFRNPVGRFCVEHLPAEFPSLEALVEHHAGTERSLFCSLDMGRLNPGYEEQDSGPEGRPPWTLRPLSHAKSEAELQGLG from the exons ATGCAGAAGGCTGGGGCAGGGGGGCGGAGGGCCTCAGACTGTGGCCCTGCCCCTCTCCGTCCTCGGTGCATCACCAAGTTTGCCCAG cAGTACATGGGCTCCTTCCCCGTGGACGACATGGACACACAAGAGAGCGTGTGGCAGGTGCAACAGCAGCTGTGGGCGCTGAAG GACTGTCCCCGACGCCGGGCGGTCATCCTGAAGTTCAGCCTCCAGGGCCTCAAGATCTACAGCGGGGAGGGCGAG GTCCAGATCCTGCACCTGCTACTCTGCCGCTCCTTCCAGCTCGCTTACCTCTTGCAGCACCCTGGAGAGCGGGCACACCCGGGGCCCTGCCTGGGGCCTGCGGGGGATGTGCCCCAGAAGCCTCCTTCCAGCCCCAGGGGGGCTCCTGGCCTAGCACAGGAACCCTCTGGGTGTGACCAGCTCTCCCAGAATGTCCATGCTATGGTCTCCTTCCGGCGGCTGTCAGCAGAGGGGCCCATGGGCAGCGGGGTACGCAGGGACCCG AAGGAACTGTCCGAGGTGGAAGGCCGAGGGGGTGCCCGCCACGCCCGACTGGGGAACCCCTACTGCTCTCCCACACTGGTACGGAAGAAAGCCATTCGGAGCAAGGTGATCCGCTCGGGGGCCTACCGCGGCTGTACCTACGAAACCCAGCTGCAGCTGTCTGCTCGGGAGGCCT TTCCTGCTGCATGGGATGCGTGGCCTCAGGGTCCTGGTGGGCCCTCATGCCTGGTGGAGACTGAAGGCAGCCTGACAGAGAACATCTGGGCCTTTGCTGGCATCTCCAG GCCCAGTGCCCTCGCCCTGCTGCGGAGAGACGTGCTGGGGGCCTTCCTGCTGTGGCCCGAACCGGGGCCCGGGGGCCAGTGGTGCCTCTCTGTGCGGACCCAGTGCGGCGTGGTGCCGCACCAAGTGTTCAGGAACCCGGTGGGGCGCTTCTGCGTGGAG CACCTGCCAGCCGAGTTCCCCAGCCTGGAGGCCCTGGTGGAGCACCACGCGGGCACAGAACGCAGCCTCTTCTGTTCCCTCGACATGGGCCGCCTGAACCCAGGCTATGAGGAGCAGGACTCTGGGCCTGAGGGCAGGCCTCCCTGGACACTCCGGCCCCTCAGCCACGCCAAGTCTGAGGCAGAACTGCAGGGCCTGGGCTAG
- the SH2D5 gene encoding SH2 domain-containing protein 5 isoform X1: protein MQKAGAGGRRASDCGPAPLRPRCITKFAQQYMGSFPVDDMDTQESVWQVQQQLWALKDCPRRRAVILKFSLQGLKIYSGEGEVLLMAHALRRILYSTWCPAQCQFAFMARNPQSPASKLFCHLFVGSQPGEVQILHLLLCRSFQLAYLLQHPGERAHPGPCLGPAGDVPQKPPSSPRGAPGLAQEPSGCDQLSQNVHAMVSFRRLSAEGPMGSGVRRDPKELSEVEGRGGARHARLGNPYCSPTLVRKKAIRSKVIRSGAYRGCTYETQLQLSAREAFPAAWDAWPQGPGGPSCLVETEGSLTENIWAFAGISRPSALALLRRDVLGAFLLWPEPGPGGQWCLSVRTQCGVVPHQVFRNPVGRFCVEHLPAEFPSLEALVEHHAGTERSLFCSLDMGRLNPGYEEQDSGPEGRPPWTLRPLSHAKSEAELQGLG from the exons ATGCAGAAGGCTGGGGCAGGGGGGCGGAGGGCCTCAGACTGTGGCCCTGCCCCTCTCCGTCCTCGGTGCATCACCAAGTTTGCCCAG cAGTACATGGGCTCCTTCCCCGTGGACGACATGGACACACAAGAGAGCGTGTGGCAGGTGCAACAGCAGCTGTGGGCGCTGAAG GACTGTCCCCGACGCCGGGCGGTCATCCTGAAGTTCAGCCTCCAGGGCCTCAAGATCTACAGCGGGGAGGGCGAG GTGCTGCTGATGGCACACGCCCTGAGGCGTATCCTGTACTCCACCTGGTGCCCTGCCCAGTGCCAGTTTGCCTTCATGGCCCGGAACCCTCAGAGCCCAGCCAGCAAGCTCTTCTGCCACCTGTTTGTGGGCAGCCAACCTGGCGAG GTCCAGATCCTGCACCTGCTACTCTGCCGCTCCTTCCAGCTCGCTTACCTCTTGCAGCACCCTGGAGAGCGGGCACACCCGGGGCCCTGCCTGGGGCCTGCGGGGGATGTGCCCCAGAAGCCTCCTTCCAGCCCCAGGGGGGCTCCTGGCCTAGCACAGGAACCCTCTGGGTGTGACCAGCTCTCCCAGAATGTCCATGCTATGGTCTCCTTCCGGCGGCTGTCAGCAGAGGGGCCCATGGGCAGCGGGGTACGCAGGGACCCG AAGGAACTGTCCGAGGTGGAAGGCCGAGGGGGTGCCCGCCACGCCCGACTGGGGAACCCCTACTGCTCTCCCACACTGGTACGGAAGAAAGCCATTCGGAGCAAGGTGATCCGCTCGGGGGCCTACCGCGGCTGTACCTACGAAACCCAGCTGCAGCTGTCTGCTCGGGAGGCCT TTCCTGCTGCATGGGATGCGTGGCCTCAGGGTCCTGGTGGGCCCTCATGCCTGGTGGAGACTGAAGGCAGCCTGACAGAGAACATCTGGGCCTTTGCTGGCATCTCCAG GCCCAGTGCCCTCGCCCTGCTGCGGAGAGACGTGCTGGGGGCCTTCCTGCTGTGGCCCGAACCGGGGCCCGGGGGCCAGTGGTGCCTCTCTGTGCGGACCCAGTGCGGCGTGGTGCCGCACCAAGTGTTCAGGAACCCGGTGGGGCGCTTCTGCGTGGAG CACCTGCCAGCCGAGTTCCCCAGCCTGGAGGCCCTGGTGGAGCACCACGCGGGCACAGAACGCAGCCTCTTCTGTTCCCTCGACATGGGCCGCCTGAACCCAGGCTATGAGGAGCAGGACTCTGGGCCTGAGGGCAGGCCTCCCTGGACACTCCGGCCCCTCAGCCACGCCAAGTCTGAGGCAGAACTGCAGGGCCTGGGCTAG
- the SH2D5 gene encoding SH2 domain-containing protein 5 isoform X2: MQKAGAGGRRASDCGPAPLRPRCITKFAQYMGSFPVDDMDTQESVWQVQQQLWALKDCPRRRAVILKFSLQGLKIYSGEGEVLLMAHALRRILYSTWCPAQCQFAFMARNPQSPASKLFCHLFVGSQPGEVQILHLLLCRSFQLAYLLQHPGERAHPGPCLGPAGDVPQKPPSSPRGAPGLAQEPSGCDQLSQNVHAMVSFRRLSAEGPMGSGVRRDPKELSEVEGRGGARHARLGNPYCSPTLVRKKAIRSKVIRSGAYRGCTYETQLQLSAREAFPAAWDAWPQGPGGPSCLVETEGSLTENIWAFAGISRPSALALLRRDVLGAFLLWPEPGPGGQWCLSVRTQCGVVPHQVFRNPVGRFCVEHLPAEFPSLEALVEHHAGTERSLFCSLDMGRLNPGYEEQDSGPEGRPPWTLRPLSHAKSEAELQGLG, from the exons ATGCAGAAGGCTGGGGCAGGGGGGCGGAGGGCCTCAGACTGTGGCCCTGCCCCTCTCCGTCCTCGGTGCATCACCAAGTTTGCCCAG TACATGGGCTCCTTCCCCGTGGACGACATGGACACACAAGAGAGCGTGTGGCAGGTGCAACAGCAGCTGTGGGCGCTGAAG GACTGTCCCCGACGCCGGGCGGTCATCCTGAAGTTCAGCCTCCAGGGCCTCAAGATCTACAGCGGGGAGGGCGAG GTGCTGCTGATGGCACACGCCCTGAGGCGTATCCTGTACTCCACCTGGTGCCCTGCCCAGTGCCAGTTTGCCTTCATGGCCCGGAACCCTCAGAGCCCAGCCAGCAAGCTCTTCTGCCACCTGTTTGTGGGCAGCCAACCTGGCGAG GTCCAGATCCTGCACCTGCTACTCTGCCGCTCCTTCCAGCTCGCTTACCTCTTGCAGCACCCTGGAGAGCGGGCACACCCGGGGCCCTGCCTGGGGCCTGCGGGGGATGTGCCCCAGAAGCCTCCTTCCAGCCCCAGGGGGGCTCCTGGCCTAGCACAGGAACCCTCTGGGTGTGACCAGCTCTCCCAGAATGTCCATGCTATGGTCTCCTTCCGGCGGCTGTCAGCAGAGGGGCCCATGGGCAGCGGGGTACGCAGGGACCCG AAGGAACTGTCCGAGGTGGAAGGCCGAGGGGGTGCCCGCCACGCCCGACTGGGGAACCCCTACTGCTCTCCCACACTGGTACGGAAGAAAGCCATTCGGAGCAAGGTGATCCGCTCGGGGGCCTACCGCGGCTGTACCTACGAAACCCAGCTGCAGCTGTCTGCTCGGGAGGCCT TTCCTGCTGCATGGGATGCGTGGCCTCAGGGTCCTGGTGGGCCCTCATGCCTGGTGGAGACTGAAGGCAGCCTGACAGAGAACATCTGGGCCTTTGCTGGCATCTCCAG GCCCAGTGCCCTCGCCCTGCTGCGGAGAGACGTGCTGGGGGCCTTCCTGCTGTGGCCCGAACCGGGGCCCGGGGGCCAGTGGTGCCTCTCTGTGCGGACCCAGTGCGGCGTGGTGCCGCACCAAGTGTTCAGGAACCCGGTGGGGCGCTTCTGCGTGGAG CACCTGCCAGCCGAGTTCCCCAGCCTGGAGGCCCTGGTGGAGCACCACGCGGGCACAGAACGCAGCCTCTTCTGTTCCCTCGACATGGGCCGCCTGAACCCAGGCTATGAGGAGCAGGACTCTGGGCCTGAGGGCAGGCCTCCCTGGACACTCCGGCCCCTCAGCCACGCCAAGTCTGAGGCAGAACTGCAGGGCCTGGGCTAG
- the SH2D5 gene encoding SH2 domain-containing protein 5 isoform X4, whose amino-acid sequence MQKAGAGGRRASDCGPAPLRPRCITKFAQYMGSFPVDDMDTQESVWQVQQQLWALKDCPRRRAVILKFSLQGLKIYSGEGEVLLMAHALRRILYSTWCPAQCQFAFMARNPQSPASKLFCHLFVGSQPGEVQILHLLLCRSFQLAYLLQHPGERAHPGPCLGPAGDVPQKPPSSPRGAPGLAQEPSGCDQLSQNVHAMVSFRRLSAEGPMGSGKELSEVEGRGGARHARLGNPYCSPTLVRKKAIRSKVIRSGAYRGCTYETQLQLSAREAFPAAWDAWPQGPGGPSCLVETEGSLTENIWAFAGISRPSALALLRRDVLGAFLLWPEPGPGGQWCLSVRTQCGVVPHQVFRNPVGRFCVEHLPAEFPSLEALVEHHAGTERSLFCSLDMGRLNPGYEEQDSGPEGRPPWTLRPLSHAKSEAELQGLG is encoded by the exons ATGCAGAAGGCTGGGGCAGGGGGGCGGAGGGCCTCAGACTGTGGCCCTGCCCCTCTCCGTCCTCGGTGCATCACCAAGTTTGCCCAG TACATGGGCTCCTTCCCCGTGGACGACATGGACACACAAGAGAGCGTGTGGCAGGTGCAACAGCAGCTGTGGGCGCTGAAG GACTGTCCCCGACGCCGGGCGGTCATCCTGAAGTTCAGCCTCCAGGGCCTCAAGATCTACAGCGGGGAGGGCGAG GTGCTGCTGATGGCACACGCCCTGAGGCGTATCCTGTACTCCACCTGGTGCCCTGCCCAGTGCCAGTTTGCCTTCATGGCCCGGAACCCTCAGAGCCCAGCCAGCAAGCTCTTCTGCCACCTGTTTGTGGGCAGCCAACCTGGCGAG GTCCAGATCCTGCACCTGCTACTCTGCCGCTCCTTCCAGCTCGCTTACCTCTTGCAGCACCCTGGAGAGCGGGCACACCCGGGGCCCTGCCTGGGGCCTGCGGGGGATGTGCCCCAGAAGCCTCCTTCCAGCCCCAGGGGGGCTCCTGGCCTAGCACAGGAACCCTCTGGGTGTGACCAGCTCTCCCAGAATGTCCATGCTATGGTCTCCTTCCGGCGGCTGTCAGCAGAGGGGCCCATGGGCAGCGGG AAGGAACTGTCCGAGGTGGAAGGCCGAGGGGGTGCCCGCCACGCCCGACTGGGGAACCCCTACTGCTCTCCCACACTGGTACGGAAGAAAGCCATTCGGAGCAAGGTGATCCGCTCGGGGGCCTACCGCGGCTGTACCTACGAAACCCAGCTGCAGCTGTCTGCTCGGGAGGCCT TTCCTGCTGCATGGGATGCGTGGCCTCAGGGTCCTGGTGGGCCCTCATGCCTGGTGGAGACTGAAGGCAGCCTGACAGAGAACATCTGGGCCTTTGCTGGCATCTCCAG GCCCAGTGCCCTCGCCCTGCTGCGGAGAGACGTGCTGGGGGCCTTCCTGCTGTGGCCCGAACCGGGGCCCGGGGGCCAGTGGTGCCTCTCTGTGCGGACCCAGTGCGGCGTGGTGCCGCACCAAGTGTTCAGGAACCCGGTGGGGCGCTTCTGCGTGGAG CACCTGCCAGCCGAGTTCCCCAGCCTGGAGGCCCTGGTGGAGCACCACGCGGGCACAGAACGCAGCCTCTTCTGTTCCCTCGACATGGGCCGCCTGAACCCAGGCTATGAGGAGCAGGACTCTGGGCCTGAGGGCAGGCCTCCCTGGACACTCCGGCCCCTCAGCCACGCCAAGTCTGAGGCAGAACTGCAGGGCCTGGGCTAG